The following are from one region of the Noviherbaspirillum sedimenti genome:
- a CDS encoding multicopper oxidase family protein, translating to MVSRRDFFTGAAAMVGAGLVSRVGAASLPEAPMMDKAATQPPLAPPNGRPYNPVVTLNGWSLPWRMNNGVKEFHLVAEPVVREIAPGMKANLWGYNGQSPGPTIEVVEGDRVRIFVTNKLPEHTSVHWHGQRLPNGMDGVTGLTQPFIPSGKTFVYEFVAKRPGTFMYHPHGDEMVQMAMGMMGFWVTHPKDPGFMKVDRDFVFLLNNFDIEPGSYTPKIATMLEFNLFGFNSRVFPGIDPMVVRQNDRVRIRIGNLTMTNHPIHLHGHEFQVTGTDGGWTNPASRWPEVTTDVAVGQMRAVEFDATDLGDWAFHCHKSHHTMNAMGHGVPTMIGVDHRGVVEKINKLVPDYMVMGERGMGDMVQMEMPIPDNTLPMMGGQGPFGSVEMGGMFTVLKVRKDQKRGDYADPGWYKHPAGTVAYEWKGATPAPARNRSPGGKLMEPTKKPANVELNVRNPSGHDSHH from the coding sequence ATGGTTTCACGCAGAGATTTTTTTACGGGCGCAGCGGCAATGGTCGGCGCCGGCCTCGTCAGCCGGGTCGGCGCCGCCTCGCTGCCGGAAGCGCCAATGATGGACAAGGCCGCCACGCAGCCGCCGCTCGCACCGCCCAACGGCCGGCCGTACAATCCGGTGGTGACGCTGAATGGCTGGTCGCTTCCCTGGCGCATGAACAACGGCGTCAAGGAATTTCACCTGGTGGCGGAACCCGTGGTGCGCGAAATCGCGCCCGGCATGAAAGCCAACCTGTGGGGCTACAACGGCCAGTCGCCGGGGCCGACCATCGAGGTGGTCGAAGGCGACCGGGTGCGCATCTTCGTCACCAACAAGCTGCCGGAACACACCAGCGTGCACTGGCATGGCCAGCGCCTGCCCAATGGCATGGATGGCGTGACCGGGCTGACCCAGCCCTTCATCCCGTCCGGCAAAACCTTCGTGTATGAATTCGTGGCGAAACGCCCGGGCACCTTCATGTACCACCCGCATGGCGACGAGATGGTCCAGATGGCGATGGGCATGATGGGATTCTGGGTCACGCATCCGAAAGACCCGGGTTTCATGAAAGTGGACCGCGATTTCGTCTTCCTGCTGAATAATTTCGACATCGAGCCGGGGAGTTATACGCCGAAGATTGCGACCATGCTCGAATTTAATCTGTTCGGCTTCAACAGCCGCGTCTTCCCGGGCATCGACCCGATGGTGGTGCGTCAGAACGACCGCGTGCGCATCCGCATCGGCAACCTGACGATGACCAACCACCCGATCCACTTGCATGGACACGAATTCCAGGTCACCGGCACGGATGGTGGCTGGACCAATCCCGCCTCGCGCTGGCCCGAAGTCACCACCGATGTGGCGGTCGGGCAGATGCGCGCGGTGGAGTTTGACGCCACCGACCTGGGCGACTGGGCCTTCCACTGCCACAAGTCGCATCACACCATGAATGCGATGGGCCACGGCGTGCCGACCATGATTGGCGTGGACCATCGCGGCGTAGTCGAAAAAATCAACAAGCTGGTACCGGATTATATGGTCATGGGCGAGCGCGGCATGGGCGACATGGTCCAGATGGAAATGCCGATTCCCGACAATACCCTGCCGATGATGGGTGGACAAGGTCCGTTTGGCAGTGTCGAGATGGGTGGCATGTTCACCGTCCTGAAGGTGCGCAAGGATCAGAAGCGGGGCGACTACGCGGACCCAGGCTGGTACAAACACCCGGCCGGCACGGTCGCCTATGAGTGGAAAGGCGCGACACCGGCGCCAGCGCGCAACAGGTCGCCAGGAGGAAAACTGATGGAACCGACAAAAAAGCCGGCAAATGTGGAATTGAATGTGCGCAATCCGTCTGGACACGACAGTCACCACTAA
- a CDS encoding TolC family protein gives MGFQEYMPGFRPVVLGIAALALAGCATFSEDGGMNTVSALTTERTGQSIQLAKPGHDTELAEKNVHQLLGKPLTPDTAVQIALLNNKGLQASFAELGIVEADLVAAGWMRNPGFSFGRMRTGNDVEIDRSIMFDLLGLLTIPIRSGIEQRRFEQAKLQAASQAVRLAADTRKAYFNAVAAQQTVQYMGQVGTAAEASAELARRMAQVGNFSKLDQAREQAFYADATAQIARARHNATAAREQLSRLMGVWGDKTAFQLPDRLPDLPKAPDTINDAESQAMQQRLDIQMARRGAESTAQALGLSKASRFINVLDVGYASKSETGAPRGNGYEIALELPIFDWSGAKVAKAEAIYMQSVHRTADIAIRARSEVRESWSAYRTAYDLARHYRDEVVPLRKKISDEMLLRYNGMLASVFELLADARTQIGSVNAAIETQRDYWLAETDLQAAINGSGSGGSSSTQMRTPASGEAAQEH, from the coding sequence ATGGGTTTTCAAGAATACATGCCAGGCTTCAGGCCCGTTGTCCTCGGAATCGCCGCGCTCGCATTGGCGGGCTGCGCGACCTTTTCCGAGGATGGCGGGATGAATACGGTCTCGGCGCTCACCACAGAACGTACCGGCCAATCCATACAGCTTGCCAAGCCGGGCCACGACACCGAGCTTGCAGAGAAGAACGTCCACCAGCTGCTCGGCAAGCCGCTGACGCCGGACACTGCAGTGCAGATTGCATTATTGAACAACAAAGGCTTGCAGGCTTCTTTCGCGGAACTGGGCATCGTGGAAGCCGACCTGGTCGCCGCCGGGTGGATGCGCAATCCGGGCTTTTCCTTCGGCAGGATGCGCACCGGTAACGATGTCGAAATCGACCGCAGCATTATGTTCGACCTGCTTGGCTTGCTGACCATCCCCATCCGCAGCGGCATCGAACAGCGCCGCTTCGAACAGGCCAAGCTGCAGGCGGCGTCGCAGGCGGTCCGCCTGGCGGCAGATACCCGCAAGGCGTACTTCAATGCGGTCGCGGCGCAGCAAACCGTGCAATACATGGGGCAAGTCGGCACGGCCGCCGAAGCCAGCGCCGAGTTGGCAAGGCGCATGGCGCAGGTCGGCAACTTCAGCAAGCTGGACCAGGCGCGCGAACAGGCGTTTTACGCCGATGCGACGGCACAGATTGCGCGCGCCAGGCATAACGCCACGGCGGCGCGCGAACAGCTCTCACGGCTGATGGGCGTGTGGGGTGACAAGACCGCATTTCAGCTGCCCGACCGCCTGCCCGACCTGCCCAAGGCGCCTGACACAATCAACGACGCCGAGTCGCAAGCGATGCAGCAGCGGCTCGATATCCAGATGGCCAGGCGCGGCGCCGAATCAACGGCGCAGGCGCTGGGCTTGTCGAAAGCGAGCCGGTTCATCAATGTGCTGGATGTCGGTTATGCCAGCAAGAGCGAAACCGGCGCGCCGCGCGGCAACGGTTATGAAATCGCACTGGAACTGCCGATTTTCGACTGGAGCGGCGCGAAAGTCGCGAAGGCGGAAGCCATCTACATGCAATCCGTCCATCGCACGGCGGACATTGCCATTCGCGCCCGTTCGGAAGTGCGGGAATCCTGGTCCGCCTACCGGACGGCTTACGATCTTGCCCGGCACTACCGCGACGAGGTAGTGCCCTTGCGCAAGAAAATTTCCGACGAAATGCTCCTGCGTTACAACGGCATGCTGGCCAGCGTCTTCGAGTTGCTGGCGGATGCCCGGACACAGATCGGCAGCGTCAATGCCGCCATCGAGACGCAGCGCGACTACTGGCTGGCCGAAACCGATTTGCAGGCGGCCATCAATGGCAGCGGCAGTGGTGGCAGCAGCTCCACCCAAATGCGCACGCCGGCTTCCGGCGAAGCCGCGCAAGAACACTAA
- a CDS encoding chromate transporter — translation MSNPAEAETPRYTLWQMVLYMLRLGTFGFGGPVALVGYMHRDLVERRKWITDADYKEGLALSQLAPGPLAAQLGIYLGYVHYRILGATLAGLAFVMPSFFMVVALGWAYVRFGGISWMQAVFYGVGAAVIGIIAMSAKKLTEKSVGKDKLLWAIYLLLAVVTVITESEIAWLFIAAGVLVWLLRAPPKWLGKGSMNGVALTQLPVVGSLFGTMDVSLLTQIGLFFAKAGAFVFGSGLAIVPFLYGGTVTEHQWLTEKQFVDAVAVAMITPGPVVITVGFIGYLIAGLPGATVAALATFLPCYLFTIIPAPYFKKYGKLPGVVAFVDGITAAAIGAITGSVIVIAKRSIIDIPTALIALVTVALLWKFKKLQEPLIIAAAAGVGLVLYPLLKA, via the coding sequence ATGAGTAACCCTGCAGAGGCAGAAACGCCCAGGTACACCCTGTGGCAAATGGTGCTGTACATGCTGCGGCTCGGCACCTTTGGATTCGGGGGCCCCGTCGCATTAGTCGGTTACATGCATCGGGACCTTGTTGAGCGCCGCAAGTGGATTACTGACGCCGATTACAAGGAAGGTCTGGCACTGTCCCAGCTCGCCCCCGGCCCTCTTGCCGCGCAGCTTGGAATTTATCTCGGCTATGTACATTACCGGATACTGGGCGCGACGCTAGCCGGCCTGGCGTTCGTCATGCCGTCGTTTTTTATGGTCGTGGCGCTGGGATGGGCTTATGTCCGCTTCGGCGGCATCTCCTGGATGCAGGCGGTGTTCTATGGTGTCGGCGCTGCGGTCATTGGCATTATCGCGATGAGCGCAAAAAAGCTGACTGAAAAGAGCGTCGGCAAGGACAAGCTGCTGTGGGCAATTTACCTTCTGCTGGCGGTTGTCACGGTGATTACAGAGTCCGAAATCGCCTGGCTGTTCATTGCCGCCGGCGTTCTGGTGTGGCTGTTGCGGGCGCCGCCAAAGTGGCTCGGTAAAGGTAGCATGAATGGTGTCGCCCTGACGCAACTGCCGGTGGTCGGCAGCCTTTTCGGCACGATGGATGTGTCGCTCCTGACCCAGATTGGCCTGTTCTTTGCCAAGGCTGGTGCGTTCGTGTTTGGCTCGGGGCTTGCCATCGTGCCGTTTCTCTATGGCGGCACGGTCACCGAGCATCAATGGCTCACCGAGAAGCAGTTTGTCGATGCAGTTGCCGTCGCCATGATTACGCCGGGTCCGGTCGTCATTACCGTCGGCTTCATCGGCTACCTGATTGCCGGACTACCGGGCGCCACAGTCGCGGCGCTCGCCACATTTCTGCCTTGCTACCTGTTTACGATTATCCCGGCGCCATACTTCAAGAAATACGGCAAGTTGCCTGGGGTCGTTGCCTTCGTCGATGGCATTACGGCTGCAGCGATTGGGGCAATTACCGGGTCCGTCATCGTGATTGCCAAGCGCTCCATTATCGACATTCCGACGGCGCTGATTGCACTGGTCACGGTCGCCTTGCTTTGGAAATTCAAAAAACTGCAGGAACCCCTCATCATCGCAGCCGCAGCGGGCGTTGGTCTGGTTTTATATCCGCTGCTAAAAGCTTGA
- a CDS encoding chromate resistance protein ChrB domain-containing protein: MKIQMPSWHLLIVSLPTTGATPRMRLWRAIKALGCVSLRDGAYLLPDRNNHAASLAELAQQTNTEGGEAWLVGVVPRSAEDETAFQTLFDRSNEHAELVDAITQARKALASQNPAEIAKTLKRLGKERESIERIDFFPNEASLSAAAAWADFTDAANALLSPNEPHAEERAIPQLNIRDYQGRTWATRRNLWVDRVASAWLIQRFIDRDARFLWLDSPAQCPKHALGFDFDEAAFTHIADKVTFEVLIASFKLEVTPGLEKLAALVHALDVGGAVPPEASGFEAILAGARARLHDDDALLAEIGTVLDSLYTHFNKERTP, encoded by the coding sequence ATGAAAATTCAAATGCCATCATGGCACCTCCTCATTGTCAGCCTTCCAACGACCGGCGCAACGCCAAGGATGCGGCTTTGGCGCGCCATTAAGGCGCTGGGTTGCGTTTCCCTGCGCGATGGCGCCTATCTCTTGCCAGACCGAAATAACCATGCCGCTTCGCTGGCAGAACTAGCCCAACAAACAAATACCGAAGGTGGCGAGGCATGGCTGGTCGGGGTGGTTCCTCGTTCGGCCGAAGACGAAACCGCTTTTCAAACCCTATTTGACCGGTCAAACGAGCATGCGGAACTGGTCGATGCCATTACGCAAGCCAGGAAAGCATTGGCTTCTCAGAATCCGGCAGAAATCGCAAAAACTCTCAAGCGTTTAGGCAAGGAGCGGGAAAGCATCGAGCGTATCGACTTTTTCCCAAACGAAGCATCGCTAAGCGCCGCCGCCGCGTGGGCAGACTTTACGGATGCGGCAAACGCACTCTTGTCCCCGAATGAACCGCATGCAGAAGAACGGGCGATACCCCAGTTGAATATTCGGGACTATCAAGGCCGCACATGGGCGACGCGTCGCAATCTTTGGGTAGACCGGGTCGCCAGCGCATGGCTGATTCAGCGCTTTATTGACCGGGATGCCAGGTTTCTATGGCTGGACAGTCCAGCGCAATGCCCGAAGCATGCCTTGGGCTTTGACTTTGACGAAGCGGCATTTACGCATATCGCTGACAAGGTCACCTTCGAGGTATTGATTGCCAGCTTCAAGCTTGAAGTCACTCCCGGCCTGGAAAAGCTTGCCGCCCTGGTGCATGCGCTGGACGTTGGCGGCGCCGTACCGCCGGAGGCAAGCGGATTCGAAGCCATTCTGGCGGGCGCTCGTGCCCGGCTCCATGACGACGATGCACTGCTTGCCGAGATTGGCACGGTACTGGACTCCCTTTATACCCACTTCAACAAAGAGCGTACGCCATGA
- a CDS encoding TolC family protein, with protein sequence MRAHYLIHRICFLTALAFATPSAFSQAVAPDLKTAVNAAWQRSPQARTLEARRDEMLAGREAAQTWIAGSPSIGLSQRSDRWTDQNGVRETEVSLSAPIWLPGQKSARQALAQTGSEDLEAQIANARLALAGEVRERLWAVAAARENLTEVQNQQRYLEAIAGDVMRRVKAGDLARTDGMLARQEVLAAKAAALSAQAKVQEELARYRTLTGQSEIPTPQPEPVGKASQESHSRILATRAALESAQASLDVVNRTRSDPPTIGVSMRRERDRPANPASHSVSIGVQIPIGTAARNRPLETAARTKIETATAEVAQAEATVRADVELARQHLAAAEQALDAASMRAALTREHTQLIEKAFRLGERGLAELLRSQALSHEAEVGERQQRVAVGLAHARLNQALGIMP encoded by the coding sequence ATGCGTGCTCATTATTTGATTCACCGTATTTGTTTTTTAACGGCGTTGGCGTTTGCTACGCCTAGCGCTTTTTCGCAAGCCGTCGCCCCCGATTTAAAGACCGCCGTTAATGCTGCCTGGCAGAGGTCGCCCCAGGCGCGGACGCTTGAAGCGCGACGCGACGAGATGCTTGCTGGGCGTGAAGCTGCGCAAACCTGGATTGCCGGTTCGCCCTCGATTGGGCTTTCACAACGCAGCGACCGTTGGACCGACCAGAACGGCGTGCGCGAAACGGAAGTTTCCCTCTCCGCCCCGATATGGTTGCCCGGCCAGAAGTCGGCCCGCCAGGCACTGGCGCAAACCGGTTCCGAGGACTTGGAAGCGCAAATTGCCAATGCAAGATTGGCATTGGCCGGCGAGGTAAGGGAGCGCCTGTGGGCGGTCGCGGCTGCCCGCGAAAATCTAACTGAAGTGCAAAATCAGCAACGATATCTGGAAGCCATCGCAGGCGACGTAATGCGCCGCGTCAAAGCGGGCGACCTGGCGAGGACGGATGGCATGCTTGCCCGGCAAGAGGTTCTTGCCGCAAAGGCGGCAGCGTTATCTGCACAGGCGAAAGTGCAGGAGGAACTGGCGCGTTATCGGACGCTCACGGGGCAGTCGGAGATTCCAACGCCCCAGCCTGAACCGGTTGGCAAAGCGTCACAGGAATCGCATTCCCGGATATTGGCAACGCGCGCTGCGCTAGAGAGCGCCCAGGCTTCCCTGGATGTCGTCAACCGCACGCGCAGCGACCCGCCGACCATCGGCGTATCCATGCGGCGCGAGCGGGACAGGCCTGCCAACCCAGCGAGTCACAGTGTCAGCATTGGTGTGCAAATTCCCATTGGTACCGCTGCGCGCAATCGCCCATTGGAAACGGCGGCACGGACAAAAATCGAGACCGCGACTGCCGAGGTGGCCCAGGCCGAAGCGACGGTACGTGCCGATGTCGAGCTTGCACGACAGCACCTGGCTGCGGCAGAACAAGCGCTGGACGCAGCTTCAATGCGTGCCGCCCTGACACGCGAACACACCCAACTCATCGAAAAAGCTTTCCGTCTTGGCGAGCGCGGACTGGCTGAATTGCTGCGCTCGCAGGCGCTGTCGCATGAAGCGGAAGTCGGCGAACGCCAGCAACGCGTCGCAGTTGGCCTAGCCCATGCCCGATTGAATCAAGCCCTAGGAATCATGCCATGA
- a CDS encoding efflux RND transporter periplasmic adaptor subunit, whose protein sequence is MLTKVASSLILLIAAGLVSSAAIAAPGAHGPGGEHLDAPASSNASGLARLPDGSVNVPKQAQRRMAIRTVMAHEAEHPLTVELNGRIGIDPNAGGRVQAPYAGRIEPGPKGLPVAGQRVEKGQLLVRVRPVGEAIERGNQQAQLAEIRANRTLAAQRVQRLESLEGTVPQKEIEAARAELTSLIGRERAVGASIGGSEAITASASGIVASANVLSGQIVDAREVLFEIVDPNRMVVEATTTDVTLAGRIAAATLTGIPGVELTLLGGGRSLRDGALPVNFRASAKDASLAIGQPVTVVAKLTDKVKGIALPAEALVRNPSNEPVVWIKSGAERFIAQPVESRPLDAKTIVVTKGLAAENRVVVSGASLINQIR, encoded by the coding sequence ATGCTGACCAAAGTAGCGAGTTCCCTCATCCTCTTGATCGCCGCAGGCCTGGTGTCTTCGGCGGCGATAGCCGCCCCCGGCGCCCACGGTCCCGGCGGCGAGCATCTGGACGCGCCGGCCTCCAGTAACGCTTCCGGCTTGGCGCGCCTGCCCGACGGTAGCGTCAACGTGCCCAAGCAGGCGCAGCGCCGCATGGCGATTCGCACCGTGATGGCGCACGAGGCGGAACACCCGCTGACTGTTGAATTGAATGGCCGCATCGGCATCGACCCGAATGCCGGTGGCCGCGTGCAGGCACCTTATGCCGGGCGCATCGAGCCCGGTCCCAAGGGCTTGCCCGTGGCAGGCCAGCGCGTTGAAAAAGGCCAGCTGCTGGTGCGGGTGCGCCCAGTGGGGGAAGCCATCGAACGCGGCAACCAGCAGGCGCAACTGGCGGAAATACGCGCCAATCGCACCTTGGCGGCGCAACGGGTACAGCGCCTGGAATCGCTCGAAGGCACGGTGCCGCAAAAGGAAATCGAGGCGGCGCGTGCTGAACTGACGAGCCTCATCGGCCGCGAGCGGGCGGTGGGCGCCAGCATCGGCGGCAGTGAAGCCATCACGGCGTCGGCGTCGGGTATTGTCGCCTCGGCGAATGTCCTGAGCGGGCAGATCGTCGACGCGCGCGAAGTGCTGTTTGAAATCGTCGACCCGAACCGCATGGTCGTCGAGGCGACGACCACCGACGTCACGCTTGCCGGGCGGATCGCCGCGGCGACATTGACCGGCATCCCGGGTGTCGAACTGACGCTCTTGGGTGGCGGACGCAGTTTGCGGGACGGTGCGTTGCCGGTCAATTTCCGCGCCAGTGCAAAGGATGCTTCGCTTGCCATCGGCCAGCCGGTCACGGTCGTGGCCAAGCTTACCGACAAGGTCAAGGGCATTGCCTTGCCCGCCGAAGCCCTGGTGCGCAACCCCTCCAATGAACCGGTGGTCTGGATCAAGTCCGGCGCAGAACGCTTCATTGCGCAGCCGGTCGAGTCCAGGCCGCTCGATGCCAAGACTATTGTGGTGACAAAAGGTCTGGCTGCGGAAAACCGCGTGGTCGTGTCCGGCGCCTCCTTGATTAACCAGATCAGGTAG
- a CDS encoding efflux RND transporter permease subunit, which yields MFNWIVRFSLTNRLFVLAAAALLVVWGSLMAMRTPVDVFPDLNKPLVTVLTEAGGMAPEEVEQLVSFPVETSLNGMPGVTRVRSVSGVGLSIVYAEFDWGTDIYRNRQLVSERLALVKEQLPGDIAPVMGPVSSIMGEVMLIALPIDVSNADPMQAREYADFVLRPRLLSIPGVSQVIPIGGDVRQLRVEPDTARMAQFNVTLDQVKSSLQGFAANTSGGFIDLNSREYLIRNLGRTNRLEDVQGLPVAYRDGTPILLEQVATVRYAPAFKRGDAGMNGKPAVIVSVQKQPAADTVKLTEEIETALSELKQGLPAGLAAPEVLFRQANFIEASINNVVEALRDGAILVAIILFAFLLNFRTTAISLIAIPLSLAVTMVVFHLLGQSINVMTLGGLAIAIGELVDDAVVDVENILRRLKQRRTDANPLSVLETIWRASVEVRSGIVYATIIVVLVFVPLFALPGIEGRLFAPLGIAYIVSILASMLVSMTVTPVLAYYLLPEMKQLAHGDSPLVRRIKAWDARILAWSFPRTKTILAVAAVAVIVAAASVPFFPRAFLPPFNEGSLVMGMTFTPGTSLAEANRMGALAETLVKEVPEVIKVGRRTGRAELDEHAEGVHSAEIDVDLKRSERDREAVMADIRARLAVIPASIAISQPISHRLDHLLSGVRAQIALKIYGDDLDTLRGLAEGLRGKLASVPGLVDLSVERQVLIPQIKVRVDYRKAAQYGLSPGQILTALQSLSEGERITQVVDGPRRFDLMVRLPDDSRSPQDLARVMLDSPAGRIPLSSVATVEEGDGPNQIGRENGRRRIVVYANTDGSDMSRVIADVRKAIAATPLPGSYFVSIEGQFQAQEQAMQLIVGLSLASLAMIFLVLYSRYKSGVLALVIMGNIPFALIGSVIAMWIAGVSLSVASMVGFITLAGIATRNGILKVSHYINLCKFEGETFGMPMIVRGSLERLTPVLMTALVAAFALVPLLLAADAPGKEILHPVAVVIFGGLVSSTILDSLLTPLIFWLVGRKPLEALVAGEAKEAY from the coding sequence ATGTTTAACTGGATCGTTCGTTTCAGCCTCACCAATCGCCTCTTTGTGTTGGCGGCTGCCGCGCTATTGGTGGTGTGGGGCTCGCTGATGGCAATGCGCACCCCGGTCGACGTTTTCCCGGACCTGAACAAGCCCCTGGTCACCGTCCTGACGGAAGCCGGCGGCATGGCGCCAGAAGAGGTCGAACAGCTGGTTTCCTTCCCCGTCGAGACATCCCTGAACGGCATGCCTGGCGTCACCCGCGTACGTTCCGTTTCGGGCGTCGGCTTGTCGATCGTTTATGCCGAGTTTGACTGGGGCACGGACATTTACCGCAACCGCCAGCTCGTTTCGGAACGGCTTGCGCTCGTCAAGGAACAGCTGCCCGGCGACATCGCCCCTGTCATGGGGCCGGTGTCGTCGATCATGGGCGAAGTGATGCTGATTGCGCTGCCCATCGACGTCTCGAATGCCGATCCGATGCAGGCACGCGAGTACGCGGACTTCGTCTTGCGGCCCAGGCTGTTGTCGATTCCCGGCGTTTCCCAGGTCATTCCGATCGGCGGCGACGTCAGGCAGTTGCGCGTCGAGCCCGACACGGCGCGCATGGCGCAGTTCAACGTGACGCTCGACCAGGTGAAGTCATCGCTGCAGGGCTTCGCGGCCAATACCAGCGGTGGATTCATCGACCTGAACAGCCGTGAATACCTGATTCGCAATCTTGGCCGGACCAACCGGCTGGAGGATGTGCAGGGCTTGCCGGTCGCTTACCGTGATGGCACGCCGATATTGCTGGAACAAGTGGCTACAGTCAGGTACGCACCGGCCTTCAAGCGGGGTGACGCCGGCATGAATGGCAAGCCGGCCGTCATCGTCAGCGTGCAAAAGCAGCCTGCGGCCGACACCGTGAAGCTGACGGAGGAAATCGAAACGGCATTGTCCGAGCTGAAACAGGGGCTGCCAGCCGGGCTTGCGGCGCCTGAAGTGCTGTTCCGCCAGGCGAATTTCATCGAGGCGTCCATCAACAATGTCGTGGAAGCGTTGCGTGACGGCGCCATCCTGGTTGCCATCATCCTGTTCGCATTTCTGCTCAACTTCCGCACCACCGCCATTTCGCTGATTGCCATCCCGCTGTCGCTGGCCGTCACCATGGTCGTCTTCCATTTGCTGGGGCAGTCGATTAACGTAATGACACTGGGCGGCCTGGCGATTGCGATTGGCGAGCTGGTCGATGATGCGGTCGTCGATGTGGAAAACATCTTGCGGCGCCTGAAGCAGCGGCGCACCGATGCCAATCCGCTGTCGGTGCTGGAAACCATCTGGCGGGCGTCCGTCGAGGTGCGGTCCGGCATCGTCTATGCCACGATCATCGTGGTGCTGGTGTTCGTGCCGCTGTTCGCCCTTCCGGGCATCGAAGGCCGCCTGTTTGCGCCGCTGGGCATCGCCTACATCGTCTCCATTCTGGCGTCGATGCTGGTGTCGATGACCGTCACCCCGGTCTTGGCGTACTACCTGTTGCCGGAGATGAAGCAACTGGCGCACGGCGACAGTCCGCTGGTCCGACGCATCAAGGCTTGGGATGCGCGTATTCTGGCGTGGTCGTTCCCGCGCACAAAAACCATCCTCGCGGTGGCCGCCGTCGCAGTCATTGTGGCTGCCGCATCGGTGCCGTTCTTTCCGCGTGCCTTCCTGCCGCCGTTTAATGAGGGCTCGCTGGTGATGGGGATGACGTTCACGCCCGGGACCTCGCTGGCCGAAGCCAACCGCATGGGGGCACTGGCGGAAACGCTGGTCAAGGAAGTCCCCGAGGTCATCAAGGTGGGGCGGCGCACCGGACGCGCCGAACTCGATGAGCATGCGGAAGGCGTGCACTCGGCGGAAATCGACGTCGACCTGAAACGCTCCGAACGAGACCGGGAAGCGGTGATGGCGGATATCCGGGCGCGCCTTGCCGTCATTCCGGCATCCATCGCCATCAGCCAGCCGATTTCGCACCGGCTGGACCACCTGCTTTCCGGGGTGCGGGCGCAAATCGCCTTGAAAATCTATGGCGATGACCTCGATACCTTGCGCGGGCTTGCCGAAGGCTTGCGCGGCAAGTTGGCCAGTGTGCCGGGACTGGTCGATTTGTCAGTCGAGCGGCAAGTGCTCATTCCGCAAATCAAGGTGCGGGTCGATTATCGGAAAGCAGCGCAATACGGCTTGTCGCCTGGGCAGATACTGACGGCATTGCAATCGCTCTCGGAAGGGGAACGCATCACCCAGGTCGTCGATGGCCCGCGCCGCTTCGACTTGATGGTCCGCTTGCCGGACGATAGCCGCTCGCCGCAGGATTTGGCGCGTGTCATGCTTGACAGCCCGGCGGGCCGGATTCCCTTGTCCTCGGTTGCGACTGTAGAGGAAGGGGACGGGCCGAACCAGATCGGCCGGGAAAACGGCCGGCGCCGCATCGTGGTGTATGCCAATACCGACGGCTCGGACATGTCACGTGTCATTGCGGATGTGCGCAAGGCGATTGCCGCAACGCCGCTCCCCGGAAGCTACTTCGTCAGTATCGAAGGGCAGTTCCAGGCGCAGGAGCAGGCAATGCAGCTGATTGTGGGCTTGTCGCTGGCATCGCTTGCCATGATTTTCCTGGTGCTGTACTCGCGCTACAAATCCGGCGTGCTGGCCCTGGTCATCATGGGGAATATTCCCTTTGCACTGATTGGCAGTGTCATTGCGATGTGGATTGCCGGGGTGTCGCTCTCAGTGGCGTCGATGGTGGGCTTCATCACGCTGGCGGGCATTGCGACGCGTAATGGCATTCTGAAGGTCAGCCACTACATCAACTTGTGCAAGTTCGAAGGCGAGACCTTCGGCATGCCGATGATTGTGCGCGGCTCGCTGGAACGGCTGACGCCGGTGCTGATGACGGCGCTGGTAGCGGCCTTTGCGCTGGTGCCCTTGCTCCTGGCGGCGGATGCTCCCGGCAAGGAAATCCTGCATCCGGTTGCGGTGGTGATTTTTGGCGGCCTCGTCAGCTCGACGATCCTGGATTCGCTGCTGACCCCGCTGATTTTCTGGCTGGTCGGCCGCAAGCCGCTGGAAGCGCTTGTTGCAGGTGAAGCGAAGGAAGCGTATTAA
- a CDS encoding GDCCVxC domain-containing (seleno)protein, with product MTTVTLNSVLTCPYCGFAKQETMPTDACQFYYECENCKKVLRPKAGDCCVYCSYGSVKCPPIQEQRGCCG from the coding sequence ATGACAACCGTTACTCTCAATTCCGTTCTTACCTGTCCGTACTGCGGATTCGCCAAGCAGGAAACGATGCCGACAGATGCCTGCCAGTTTTATTATGAATGCGAGAACTGCAAGAAAGTCCTGCGCCCGAAGGCCGGAGACTGCTGCGTCTATTGCTCCTATGGCTCGGTGAAATGTCCACCCATTCAAGAGCAGCGCGGATGCTGCGGCTAA